The Arachis ipaensis cultivar K30076 chromosome B05, Araip1.1, whole genome shotgun sequence nucleotide sequence AAACACAAACAGGAATCCATATCCAGAAATCTTAGGTTGTTTTTAGATACATTACTACATTGTTGATGGCTGCTTGTGCTTGTGTAATCCATTTAAAGAAGAGTATTTACAGGATGAAAAATGTTATGACGATGAAGACCCTTTTACTACCTGATGAGAAATATGAGTGAGTAGCTTTCGCTTCCAGTTTTGAACTTGCACCAAGGGAGGTTCTTCTACCAGATCCAGTTGTACTTGACTGCCTTGAAAGCTTTTTTGCACTATTAGCCTTTGGGCTTGGTTTTGACCCATATAGTACTTCCTGTTCTGCTATCAATTGTCCCTGATGTTTCTTCAGGTTCTGACACAGAAAAGTGATATTTCAACATGTTTTGGCACCATCCATTTGTGGGAAAGTGAATTTGACAGATACAATGAAGTGTTGTCTGAATTCCAATTAGAAAAATATTTCAACCAATAAGAGGACCTTATCCGCAGCTTACGACGTTCTTGCTCTTTTCCTTGCCGCGAGTTGGTGTAATCTTCAAGCATGGAGAGCAGACGGGCCTAGAAAGTCATGCACAGCGAAAATCATTTTGACACAAAATTACTTGAACTTGAGCAACCAATTAGAATGCACCAGTTAACATCCAACATTTCTTTTTGAGACTCACATATCAagtctttttcttcttttagtgAATACATATCAAGTATATTAAGGAAGGGGTACTTACATCATCATATTTGAACTCAATGCCTCTCTCTTGTTCCCATTCTGTAGTTTTTGAATTCAATGCCTCTACCATTCCTAcatacaaacaaaagaaaatgaaaatttcaTCCTTACCTAAAACAACAAACAATGAgacaccaaaatagaaaaatatcatCAAGCCAAGATGGCCGTAAACTGGTAAAGGTAatgtaacaaaaataaatatggaTGAAATATAAATACCTGGAATTTTGGTAACCAAGGCACGAGCTTTCTCAGCTCGCTTGAGATTAAGATGAGTACCTCTACCAGCATTATATCGATTTTCATCctgcaatagaaataaaaatgtgcaataaaattaataaatatgtgTGCATGTGTACATTGATAGAAATCATGAAGACCTACATATATGTGATTTGTTTCCTTATGTAACTTCTATAAAAAAATATAGTGGCATTAAACAACTTGTCTTTTGTATAAAAGCATATAACAGCACATCATATCAAGCCAAGACCAACCTTGTTGTATTCCTCAAGCCAAGACTCTTCTTCACATGCTGATAACCATTTCTCAACCTTTTCGAGTATATCTTTTCTGCTAAATGCTTCCTCTTTGACTTTGGCAATATGAAGTTCAAGTTGTTCAAGAACCCAAGCAGGGTCCACAGTTCCTGGATATGAAAGAAGACACAGTCTTATATAAGTTTAGCACCAAAAAAAGGCGCATACGTCATAGGTTCAGTGATTTTTGATAAGGACATTACCAGATTCAATAGTTTCAATAGCATATTCCAGTGCACTATCAAGTTCTGGAACCAAATGAGTCTTCTGACAAATCTCCTCTAGCTCTGCTCTTTTCTTCAAAACAAGCTCTTTCATTTTGCTTGATTTTAACGCTTCTAACCTTaacacttcttcttcaacctgcATGAATTTGCTATTCCCATGAATTCTAGACCACATAAAATCAACGAATGAAAACATTAACTTGTACTTTAACTTATAACTCACATGACTGATGAAGCCCTCGGACAAAGTGTTTGGTTCGGTTATTTCATCTTCTGAAGCAGCTATATTACAAGTAACATTTTGAAACATCTGTTGCTCTTCAACAGGCGTATCCATCAAATGCCAGAGTTCCAACATTGTTGTTGCAatatcttgcagctgcaagaccaTATGCAATTCAGAACATGAATAATAAA carries:
- the LOC107644725 gene encoding 65-kDa microtubule-associated protein 3-like isoform X2 yields the protein MSEPRKNSFIHELQIIWDEVGESETDKDRMLFELEEECIELYRRKVDQANWSRVQLRQEIADCEAELATICSALAERPIHIRQDQNVGSLKQELARIYPELEEMRKRKSDRRNQLIDVREQIQSISNELYSPGEHAPPVIDENDLSLRKLEELHRQLYALQKEKSDRLKTVQDHLRTLNSLCSVLGLDFKETIDRVHPSLGNSEGYKSIDNDTIKQMTVAIQDLREIKLQRMEKLQDIATTMLELWHLMDTPVEEQQMFQNVTCNIAASEDEITEPNTLSEGFISHVEEEVLRLEALKSSKMKELVLKKRAELEEICQKTHLVPELDSALEYAIETIESGTVDPAWVLEQLELHIAKVKEEAFSRKDILEKVEKWLSACEEESWLEEYNKDENRYNAGRGTHLNLKRAEKARALVTKIPGMVEALNSKTTEWEQERGIEFKYDDARLLSMLEDYTNSRQGKEQERRKLRNLKKHQGQLIAEQEVLYGSKPSPKANSAKKLSRQSSTTGSGRRTSLGASSKLEAKATHSYFSSEEESSPTGSPKHSQ